A single region of the Massilia sp. erpn genome encodes:
- the ubiD gene encoding 4-hydroxy-3-polyprenylbenzoate decarboxylase, translating to MKYSDLRDFISQLQRMGELKHISLPVSPHLEMTEICDRTLRAEGPALLFEKPAGFDIPVLGNLFGTTRRVALGMGAEDLGELRKIGHVLARLKEPEPPKDFKDLMGLGSLVKALWDMAPKEMRGAPCQEIVWEGNDVDLGRLPIQHCWPGDVAPLITWGLVITKGPNKKRQNLGIYRQQVLGRNKVIMRWLAHRGGALDFREHAIKNKGQPYPVAVALGADPATILGAVTPVPDSLSEYQFAGLLRGSRTELVKAIGSELRVPASAEIVLEGHIYPDENHPSGYEHALEGPYGDHTGYYNEQDWFPVFTIDRITMRRDPIYHSTYTGKPPDEPAVLGLALNEVFVPLLQKQFSEITDFYLPPEGCSYRMAVVQIRKQYAGHAKRVMFGVWSFLRQFMYTKFIVVVDEDVNIRDWKEVIWAITSRVDPIRDTTLVDNTPIDYLDFASPISGLGSKMGIDATNKWPGETSREWGTTIQMTPEVKGRVDQIWQQLGL from the coding sequence ATGAAATATTCGGATCTGCGAGATTTTATTTCCCAACTGCAACGGATGGGCGAACTAAAGCACATTTCCTTGCCTGTTTCGCCACATTTGGAGATGACCGAGATCTGCGACCGCACCTTGCGCGCCGAAGGTCCGGCCCTGCTGTTCGAGAAACCGGCCGGTTTCGACATCCCCGTGCTGGGCAATCTGTTCGGCACCACGCGCCGCGTGGCGCTGGGCATGGGCGCCGAGGATCTGGGCGAATTGCGCAAGATCGGCCATGTGCTGGCGCGCCTGAAAGAACCGGAGCCGCCCAAGGATTTCAAGGACCTGATGGGCCTCGGCTCGCTGGTGAAAGCCTTATGGGATATGGCGCCGAAGGAAATGCGCGGCGCGCCTTGCCAGGAAATCGTCTGGGAGGGCAATGACGTCGACCTGGGCCGCCTGCCGATCCAGCATTGCTGGCCGGGCGACGTGGCGCCGCTGATTACCTGGGGCCTAGTGATTACCAAGGGACCGAATAAGAAGCGGCAGAACCTGGGCATCTACCGCCAGCAGGTGCTGGGCCGGAACAAGGTCATCATGCGCTGGCTGGCGCATCGCGGCGGCGCGCTCGATTTCCGCGAGCACGCCATCAAGAACAAGGGCCAGCCGTATCCGGTGGCGGTGGCGCTGGGCGCCGATCCGGCCACGATTCTGGGCGCGGTGACGCCGGTGCCGGATTCTCTGTCCGAATACCAGTTCGCCGGCCTGCTGCGCGGCAGCCGCACGGAGCTGGTCAAGGCCATCGGCAGCGAGCTGCGCGTGCCGGCATCGGCCGAAATCGTGCTGGAAGGGCATATCTATCCCGACGAGAATCATCCCTCCGGCTACGAGCATGCGCTGGAAGGCCCGTATGGCGACCACACTGGTTACTATAATGAGCAGGACTGGTTCCCGGTCTTCACCATCGACCGCATCACGATGCGGCGCGATCCGATCTACCACTCCACGTATACAGGCAAGCCGCCGGACGAGCCGGCGGTGCTGGGCCTGGCGCTGAATGAAGTCTTCGTGCCGCTGCTGCAAAAGCAGTTCAGCGAAATCACCGATTTCTATCTGCCGCCGGAAGGCTGCAGCTACCGTATGGCCGTGGTGCAGATCCGCAAGCAGTATGCCGGCCACGCCAAGCGCGTGATGTTCGGCGTGTGGAGCTTCCTGCGCCAGTTCATGTATACCAAGTTCATTGTGGTGGTGGACGAGGACGTGAATATCCGCGACTGGAAAGAGGTGATCTGGGCCATTACCAGCCGCGTCGATCCGATCCGCGATACCACCCTGGTCGACAACACGCCGATCGATTATCTGGACTTCGCTTCGCCCATCAGTGGCCTGGGCAGCAAGATGGGCATCGACGCGACCAATAAGTGGCCGGGCGAAACCAGCCGTGAATGGGGCACGACCATCCAGATGACGCCGGAAGTGAAGGGGCGCGTGGACCAGATCTGGCAGCAGCTCGGCCTATAA
- a CDS encoding lytic transglycosylase domain-containing protein, translating into MTTAQHTLTIFGVSALVVLAVLFVRPDLARQLSKSLTEEPAPEVVAVTAPPLSELMDASATATKTSAAAPLTPEEKALMGTRKQQEWVTSWLSKRYRVAGDAANMLVSTAYLTAHEIKLDPLLILAVMAIESGLNPFAESPMGAQGLMQVMSKVHHDRFQEMGGVQAALNPVANIRVGSQILKDYVTRGGSVEAGLKTYVGAAAFETDDGYGSKVLAEYRRLKQVSAGKKVPTITPIMAAAPAPKATAVASSGAKPMETEQLAGL; encoded by the coding sequence TTGACTACGGCTCAGCACACGCTGACGATTTTTGGCGTTTCCGCCCTGGTAGTTCTCGCAGTACTGTTTGTCCGCCCCGACCTGGCTCGTCAACTGAGCAAAAGTCTGACGGAAGAGCCGGCCCCGGAAGTGGTGGCCGTCACCGCGCCGCCGCTGTCCGAACTGATGGACGCATCGGCCACCGCCACCAAAACCAGCGCAGCAGCCCCGCTGACGCCGGAAGAAAAAGCCCTGATGGGCACCCGCAAGCAGCAGGAATGGGTGACCAGCTGGCTGTCCAAGCGCTACCGCGTGGCCGGCGACGCGGCCAATATGCTGGTATCGACCGCGTATCTGACCGCGCATGAGATCAAGCTCGACCCGCTGCTGATCCTTGCCGTGATGGCCATCGAATCCGGCCTGAATCCGTTTGCGGAAAGCCCGATGGGCGCGCAAGGCCTGATGCAGGTGATGTCCAAGGTGCACCATGACCGCTTCCAGGAAATGGGCGGCGTGCAGGCAGCCTTGAATCCAGTGGCCAATATCCGCGTTGGCTCGCAGATCCTGAAGGATTATGTGACCCGTGGCGGCTCGGTCGAAGCCGGCCTGAAAACCTATGTCGGCGCTGCGGCCTTTGAAACCGACGATGGCTATGGCTCGAAAGTGCTGGCTGAATACCGGCGCCTGAAGCAAGTCTCGGCCGGCAAGAAAGTGCCGACGATCACGCCGATCATGGCTGCCGCTCCGGCACCCAAAGCCACCGCCGTCGCCAGCAGTGGCGCCAAGCCGATGGAAACGGAACAGCTGGCTGGCCTGTAA
- a CDS encoding HAMP domain-containing sensor histidine kinase, whose amino-acid sequence MKPAGSLRRRLMLAFALVALFTALCFSVFGLLFVYSVEDDFFANILKQETAHQQRSWSEHGVLAHPLRDTVRLLDGADQMPADLAVQLPAGPRSGEFFGQQGRHYHLRELRLAGRAAPLYLLAEVSGELVVRPRLPFILGFLGAAMLAIVAFTLLLGYWLAGRASAPLTRLAQLVSSAKPEQLPRHFADGFPDNEIGSLARALEDALARTAAFIEREQHFTRDASHELRTPLAVIGGAAYLLEQQPLAPQAAGQLARIRSAAGHMEQSLAALLALAREDETPAASASALLPSIEMAVVRFAHLLDGKPVQVAVEVDAAAQARCPVAVLDILLSNLVSNAFANTQQGEVRITFEENSLVVSDSGSGISVAVAERLYEAGVKGEGSQGLGLGLSIAHRLAQQHGIRLHVANANSSASGVRASLHFPA is encoded by the coding sequence ATGAAGCCCGCCGGGAGCCTGCGCCGCCGGCTGATGCTGGCCTTCGCCCTGGTGGCCTTGTTCACCGCGCTGTGCTTCAGCGTTTTTGGCCTGCTGTTCGTGTACTCGGTCGAAGACGATTTCTTCGCCAATATCCTGAAGCAGGAAACGGCGCACCAGCAGCGCAGCTGGTCCGAGCATGGCGTGCTGGCGCATCCCTTGCGCGACACGGTACGCCTGCTGGACGGCGCGGACCAGATGCCGGCCGACCTGGCGGTCCAGTTGCCGGCTGGGCCGCGCAGCGGAGAGTTCTTCGGCCAGCAAGGCCGCCATTACCATCTGCGCGAACTGCGGCTCGCGGGCCGCGCGGCGCCGCTGTATTTATTGGCTGAAGTCAGCGGCGAACTGGTGGTGCGTCCACGCCTGCCGTTTATCCTGGGTTTTCTTGGCGCCGCGATGCTGGCCATCGTCGCCTTCACGCTGCTGCTTGGCTACTGGCTGGCGGGGCGGGCGAGTGCGCCGCTGACGCGGCTGGCGCAACTGGTTTCGAGCGCGAAGCCGGAGCAGTTGCCGCGCCACTTTGCTGACGGTTTTCCCGACAATGAAATCGGCTCCCTGGCCCGCGCCCTGGAAGATGCCTTGGCCCGCACCGCCGCGTTCATCGAGCGCGAACAGCATTTTACGCGCGACGCCAGCCACGAACTGCGCACGCCGCTGGCCGTGATCGGCGGCGCGGCCTATCTGCTGGAGCAGCAGCCCCTCGCACCGCAAGCGGCCGGCCAGCTCGCGCGCATCCGCAGCGCTGCCGGTCACATGGAGCAAAGCCTGGCCGCGCTGCTGGCGCTGGCCCGTGAAGACGAAACCCCGGCCGCCAGCGCCAGCGCGTTGCTGCCGTCTATCGAAATGGCCGTGGTGCGCTTCGCCCATCTGCTGGACGGCAAGCCGGTGCAGGTCGCCGTTGAGGTGGATGCGGCCGCGCAAGCGCGCTGCCCCGTCGCCGTGCTCGACATCCTGCTCTCGAATCTGGTCAGCAATGCCTTCGCCAATACGCAGCAAGGTGAGGTGCGGATTACCTTCGAAGAGAACAGCCTGGTGGTCAGCGATAGCGGCAGCGGTATTTCCGTCGCCGTGGCCGAGCGCCTCTATGAAGCTGGCGTCAAAGGGGAGGGCAGCCAGGGACTGGGCTTGGGCCTGTCCATTGCGCACCGCCTGGCTCAGCAGCATGGCATAAGGCTCCATGTCGCCAACGCCAATAGCAGCGCCAGCGGCGTGCGCGCCAGCTTGCACTTCCCGGCGTAG
- a CDS encoding response regulator transcription factor: MHVLVVEDNALLARNLAEVLEQGGHSADFAGDGPHGLKLALEQDYDVLLLDLALPGMDGLEVCRHLRQQLPRRLPILMLTARDTLQDKLAGFDSGADDYLVKPFAPEELLARCRALALRRQDYQLAVGALCIDRRSQTAARAGQTLKLNPQSYRILLALAEAHPRILTRSELTRKLWQDEPPDSDALRSHLYLLRQELDKPFDKPMLHTVHGVGFRLDAEV; this comes from the coding sequence ATGCACGTACTGGTGGTGGAGGACAACGCGCTGCTGGCCCGCAATCTGGCGGAGGTGCTGGAGCAGGGCGGGCATAGCGCCGACTTTGCCGGCGATGGCCCGCATGGCTTGAAGCTGGCGCTGGAACAGGACTACGATGTGCTGCTCCTCGACCTGGCCCTGCCGGGCATGGATGGCCTGGAAGTGTGCCGCCATCTGCGCCAGCAGCTGCCGCGCCGCCTGCCCATCCTGATGCTGACCGCGCGCGACACCTTGCAGGACAAGCTCGCCGGCTTCGACAGCGGCGCCGACGATTACCTGGTCAAGCCCTTTGCGCCGGAAGAGCTGCTGGCGCGCTGCCGCGCCCTGGCACTGCGCCGGCAGGATTATCAATTGGCGGTGGGCGCCTTGTGCATCGACCGCCGCAGCCAGACGGCCGCGCGCGCCGGGCAGACGCTCAAGCTGAATCCCCAGTCCTACCGCATTTTGCTGGCGCTGGCCGAAGCCCATCCGCGCATCCTCACGCGCTCCGAGCTGACGCGCAAGCTGTGGCAGGACGAGCCGCCCGATTCCGACGCCTTGCGCAGCCACCTCTATCTGTTGCGGCAGGAGCTGGACAAGCCTTTCGACAAGCCCATGCTGCATACCGTGCACGGCGTCGGCTTCCGCCTGGATGCGGAAGTATGA
- the nusB gene encoding transcription antitermination factor NusB, with translation MTDKSAHANPSKNRTPRHRAREFALQGLYQWLLNNEDATTVVNNIRAAHGFDKADAEYFTNLLYGAIKDSVALRDTFAPLVDRGVAELSPIEHAVLLIGAYEFKNHPEIPYRVVINEAVELTKSFGGIDGHKYVNGVLDKLSAKLRTDEVAGDKKR, from the coding sequence ATGACCGATAAATCTGCACACGCCAATCCGAGCAAGAACCGCACGCCGCGCCACCGCGCGCGCGAGTTCGCGCTGCAGGGTCTGTATCAGTGGCTGCTGAATAACGAAGATGCGACCACGGTCGTCAACAATATCCGCGCCGCGCACGGCTTCGACAAGGCCGACGCCGAGTACTTCACCAATCTGCTGTACGGCGCCATCAAGGATTCCGTCGCTCTGCGCGACACCTTCGCGCCGCTGGTGGACCGCGGCGTGGCCGAACTGTCCCCGATCGAGCACGCCGTGCTGCTGATCGGCGCTTACGAGTTCAAGAACCACCCCGAGATCCCATACCGCGTGGTGATCAACGAAGCGGTCGAGCTGACCAAATCCTTCGGCGGCATCGATGGCCACAAATACGTCAACGGCGTGCTGGACAAGCTGTCCGCCAAGCTGCGCACCGACGAAGTCGCCGGCGACAAGAAACGCTGA
- the ribH gene encoding 6,7-dimethyl-8-ribityllumazine synthase, producing the protein MTVGSYETNLDGESLRIGIVQARFNEDVCHGLLSACLAELKHLGVADEDVLHVTVPGALEIPLILQKMAETEQFDALIALGAVIRGETYHFELVSNESGAGITRVSLDCNIPIANAVLTTENDEQAEVRMAVKGAEAARVAVEMANLAIALEELHQDDDDGDE; encoded by the coding sequence ATGACCGTAGGAAGCTACGAAACCAATCTGGATGGCGAGAGCCTGCGCATCGGCATCGTACAGGCGCGTTTTAACGAAGACGTCTGCCACGGCCTGCTGTCGGCCTGTCTGGCGGAACTCAAGCACCTGGGCGTGGCCGATGAAGACGTGCTGCACGTGACCGTGCCGGGCGCGCTGGAAATCCCGCTGATCCTGCAAAAGATGGCCGAGACCGAGCAGTTCGACGCGCTGATCGCACTGGGCGCCGTCATCCGTGGCGAAACCTACCACTTCGAACTGGTCTCGAACGAGTCTGGCGCCGGCATCACGCGCGTCAGCCTGGACTGCAATATCCCGATCGCCAACGCCGTGCTGACCACCGAAAACGATGAGCAGGCCGAAGTGCGCATGGCCGTCAAAGGCGCCGAAGCGGCGCGCGTGGCCGTGGAAATGGCCAATCTGGCCATCGCCCTGGAAGAGCTGCACCAGGACGACGACGACGGCGACGAGTAA
- the ribBA gene encoding bifunctional 3,4-dihydroxy-2-butanone-4-phosphate synthase/GTP cyclohydrolase II produces the protein MSISSTEEIVAELRAGRMVILVDEEDRENEGDLVLAADFVTPEAINFMIKHARGLVCLTLSEERCDQLELSMMTSRNGTSFGTNFTVSIEAAEGVTTGISAADRAKTIQVAVAKNAKPSDIVQPGHIFPLRAVKGGVLMRAGHTEAGCDLTAMAGLTPASVICEIVKDDGTMARLPDLLEFAKEHGLKIGTIADLIHYRSQNECMVERVAERPLRTAHGDFQMIAFRDKPSGSAHLALVHGEVAPDQDSLVRVHQPVSILDLLETEATTHSWNVSSSLKAIKAAPHGVIVLLNCGETAEQLFTQFAALGQPAAKPQGRAASMDLRSYGIGAQILRELGVSKMQLLASPRKMPSMTGFGLEVSGFLAKPAA, from the coding sequence ATGTCTATTTCCAGCACCGAAGAAATCGTTGCCGAACTGCGCGCTGGCCGCATGGTGATCCTGGTGGACGAAGAAGACCGCGAGAATGAAGGCGATCTGGTGCTTGCCGCCGATTTCGTTACGCCCGAAGCGATCAACTTCATGATCAAGCATGCGCGCGGCCTGGTGTGCCTGACCCTGAGCGAAGAACGCTGCGACCAGCTGGAACTGAGCATGATGACCAGCCGTAATGGTACCTCTTTCGGCACCAACTTCACCGTTTCGATCGAAGCGGCGGAAGGCGTGACCACCGGGATTTCGGCGGCCGACCGCGCCAAGACCATCCAGGTGGCCGTGGCCAAGAACGCCAAGCCGAGCGACATCGTGCAGCCGGGCCATATCTTCCCGCTGCGCGCGGTGAAGGGCGGGGTGCTGATGCGCGCCGGCCATACCGAAGCCGGTTGCGATCTGACCGCCATGGCCGGCCTGACTCCGGCCTCGGTAATCTGCGAGATCGTCAAGGACGACGGCACCATGGCCCGCCTGCCCGATCTGCTGGAATTCGCCAAAGAGCATGGCCTGAAGATCGGCACCATCGCGGACCTGATCCACTACCGCAGCCAGAACGAATGTATGGTGGAGCGCGTGGCCGAACGTCCGCTGCGCACCGCCCATGGCGACTTCCAGATGATCGCCTTCCGCGACAAGCCGAGCGGCAGCGCCCACCTGGCGCTGGTGCATGGCGAAGTGGCGCCGGACCAGGATTCGCTGGTGCGCGTGCACCAGCCGGTGTCGATCCTGGACTTGCTGGAAACGGAAGCCACCACCCACTCGTGGAATGTGTCGTCCTCGCTGAAAGCGATCAAGGCGGCGCCGCATGGCGTGATCGTGCTGTTGAATTGCGGCGAGACCGCCGAGCAGCTGTTTACCCAGTTCGCTGCGCTCGGCCAGCCGGCCGCCAAGCCGCAAGGCCGCGCCGCCAGCATGGACCTGCGCAGCTACGGTATCGGCGCCCAGATCCTGCGCGAGCTGGGCGTGAGCAAGATGCAATTGCTGGCCAGCCCGCGCAAGATGCCGTCGATGACGGGCTTCGGGCTGGAAGTCAGCGGTTTTCTGGCCAAGCCGGCCGCGTAA